From a single Lolium rigidum isolate FL_2022 chromosome 7, APGP_CSIRO_Lrig_0.1, whole genome shotgun sequence genomic region:
- the LOC124677581 gene encoding late embryogenesis abundant protein 19-like — protein MDQISSIPSISAKLTKFPSPTLRTRTVMASSSSMLLGGGAGAAALSAAGKALPGPCFLAARPRAVSGGRLCLQTAPRSSPVYSSASDVAGEAVESVKGVAGEAAGKASDAKDSVVDAAGDAAGKAQEAAEGAVEGAKTGGESLVDAAKDGASKVAETAQDLGGQAKEAAEGAWDATKDAAQGVADKVAAAAKDLS, from the exons ATGGATCAAATAAGCTCAATCCCATCCATCAGCGCCAAACTGACCAAGTTTCCTTCGCCGACGCTCAGAACCAGAACAGTaatggcttcttcttcttccatgcTTCTCGGAGGAGGCGCGGGCGCCGCCGCGCTCAGCGCTGCCGGCAAGGCTCTTCCCGGGCCGTGCTTCCTCGCCGCTCGGCCTCGCGCCGTCAGCGGGGGCCGCCTCTGCCTGCAAACCGCTCCCAGATCGTCTCCG GTGTATAGCAGCGCCTCGGACGTCGCCGGCGAAGCCGTCGAGAGCGTGAAGGGCGTGGCCGGGGAGGCCGCGGGAAAGGCCTCGGACGCCAAGGACAGCGTGGTGGATGCGGCGGGGGACGCGGCGGGCAAGGCACaggaggcggcggagggcgcCGTGGAGGGCGCCAAGACCGGCGGCGAGAGCTTGGTGGACGCGGCCAAGGATGGCGCGAGCAAGGTGGCCGAGACGGCGCAGGACCTCGGCGGGCAGGCGAaggaggcggcggagggcgcGTGGGACGCCACCAAGGACGCCGCGCAGGGCGTCGCGGACAAGGTCGCCGCCGCGGCCAAGGATCTGAGCTGA
- the LOC124670849 gene encoding ABA-inducible protein PHV A1-like codes for MSRLMSAMLLGGARAAGAAALTGTTAVKPLPKHYLLAPRPHTASWSPLCLQTAPKSSQAYHNAPEDRREIKDKYRGAAEQAKDATGNAKDSMKETAREAKDRADQNASRMAEETKHKVGDAAEEASHMTEKAKHQTKETAQEAAEKASRMTEKAKHETKETAREAADKAGEMKERAKETAGQAAEKTKETASAAADKTGDMKERAKETAGQAAEKTKETAGQAAEKTKEMAGAAREKTAEVAEGAAEKAGEAKDKAAEGAKSAGEKVAEMTKEGASKVADTAQALGDKAKQAAQDMWGATKEAAQVATDKVVGDHTAEEHSSWDDVAAATKERDRIAQESQKRQAREKGSGLP; via the exons ATGTCCAGGTTGATGTCCGCCATGCTGCTCGGAGGCGCGCGCGCCGCTGGCGCCGCAGCGCTCACCGGTACCACCGCCGTCAAACCTCTCCCCAAGCACTACCTCCTCGCTCCCCGGCCGCACACCGCGAGCTGGAGCCCCCTCTGCTTACAGACCGCCCCGAAGTCGTCTCAG GCGTATCATAACGCGCCGGAGGACCGGAGGGAGATCAAGGACAAGTACAGGGGCGCGGCGGAGCAGGCCAAGGACGCCACTGGCAACGCCAAGGACAGCATGAAGGAGACGGCAAGGGAAGCCAAAGACAGGGCAGACCAGAACGCGTCGCGCATGGCTGAGGAGACCAAGCACAAAGTGGGGGACGCCGCCGAGGAAGCGTCGCACATGACGGAGAAGGCAAAACATCAGACGAAGGAGACCGCGCAGGAGGCCGCCGAGAAGGCCTCCCGCATGACGGAGAAGGCCAAGCACGAGACGAAGGAGACCGCGCGCGAGGCCGCCGACAAGGCGGGCGAGATGAAGGAGAGAGCGAAGGAGACGGCCGGGCAGGCGGCGGAGAAGACGAAGGAGACCGCGAGTGCGGCGGCGGACAAGACGGGGGACATGAAGGAGAGGGCCAAGGAGACGGCCGGGCAGGCGGCGGAGAAGACAAAGGAGACGGCCGGGCAGGCGGCAGAGAAGACAAAGGAGATGGCCGGCGCGGCGAGGGAGAAGACAGCGGAGGTGGCGGAGGGCGCCGCGGAGAAGGCCGGCGAGGCCAAGGACAAGGCAGCGGAGGGCGCGAAGAGCGCCGGGGAGAAGGTGGCGGAGATGACCAAGGAGGGCGCGAGCAAGGTGGCGGACACGGCCCAGGCGCTTGGCGACAAGGCGAAGCAGGCGGCGCAGGACATGTGGGGCGCCACAAAGGAGGCCGCGCAGGTGGCGACGGACAAGGTCGTTGGGGACCACACGGCGGAGGAGCACTCGTCGTGGGACGACGTCGCCGCGGCCACCAAGGAGAGGGACAGGATCGCGCAGGAGTCGCAGAAGAGGCAGGCCAGGGAGAAGGGCTCCGGCTTGCCGTAG
- the LOC124674868 gene encoding uncharacterized protein LOC124674868: protein MASSSVLLGAAGAAVLTGTTAGKAVPRPCFLAARPRALSGGRLCLQTPPRASPEYNKAADATEDAIEGAKGVAAELKKGVAEMAAAVSGDTDKAVEATEEGTSEVAATAKDLGEQAKGAAEEAWDGAKDAAKGVTDKVAAEAKVAAKE, encoded by the exons ATGGCTTCTTCTTCCGTGCTGCTCGGAGCCGCAGGTGCCGCCGTGCTCACCGGCACCACCGCCGGCAAGGCCGTTCCACGGCCGTGCTTCCTCGCTGCTCGTCCGCGCGCCCTGAGCGGTGGCCGCCTCTGCCTACAAACCCCACCCAGAGCGTCTCCG GAGTACAATAAGGCTGCGGATGCCACTGAGGACGCCATCGAGGGCGCGAAGGGGGTGGCCGCGGAGCTGAAGAAGGGCGTGGCAGAGATGGCGGCGGCTGTCTCGGGTGACACGGACAAGGCTGTGGAGGCGACCGAGGAGGGCACCAGCGAGGTGGCGGCTACGGCCAAGGACCTCGGCGAGCAGGCAAAGGGGGCGGCTGAGGAGGCATGGGACGGTGCCAAGGACGCCGCCAAGGGTGTCACCGACAAGGTCGCCGCCGAGGCCAAAGTCGCGGCCAAAGAGTAG